In Chlorocebus sabaeus isolate Y175 chromosome 11, mChlSab1.0.hap1, whole genome shotgun sequence, one DNA window encodes the following:
- the NANOGNB gene encoding LOW QUALITY PROTEIN: NANOG neighbor homeobox (The sequence of the model RefSeq protein was modified relative to this genomic sequence to represent the inferred CDS: deleted 2 bases in 1 codon; substituted 1 base at 1 genomic stop codon) — translation MKDSVLPQQRWLTPIIPALWEAKAGRSPDQEFETSLANMKRPAMSXDQNPEQSTGNYSEDEQNGKQKWREGGREAGRKREREKEENEKELEDEQEKRKRENEKHKQYPEKRLVSKSLMDTLWAKFKLNRCPTIQESLSLSFEFDMTHKQISQWFCKKRKKYNKEMSKRKHKKKHTR, via the exons ATGAAAGATTCAGTGCTGCCCCAGCAG cggtggctcacgcctataatcccagcactttgggaggccaaggcaggcagatcacctgat caggaattcgagaccagcctggccaacatg AAACGACCAGCTATGTCTTAGGATCAAAATCCAGAACAATCAACTGGAAATTACAGTGAAGATGAACAAAACGGAAAGcagaaatggagagaaggaggaagagaagcaggcagaaagagagaacgagaaaaagaagaaaatgagaaggagCTGGAAGAtgaacaggaaaaaaggaaaagggaaaatgagaaaCACAAACAGTATCCCGAGAAACGATTAGTCAGCAAATCCCTCATGGACACTCTCTGGGCAAAGTTTAAGTTAAACAGGTGCCCCACAATACAAGAGAGTCTCTCACTCTCGTTTGAATTTGACATGACACATAAACAG ATAAGTCAATGGTtttgtaaaaagagaaagaaatataataaagaaatgtcCAAGAGAAAGCATAAGAAAAAACATACGAGGTAA